The Rhizobium sp. WSM4643 genome contains the following window.
GTCGTGCACGATCGGCACAAAACCGTCGATGCCTTCATAATGCGGCAGGATCGTCCGATTGGCCTCGTCGGCGATGGCCCGACAGACCGTGGTGGAACAGTTCACGCTGGCGATGATGCCGATATAGTTGCGTGTCGCCGCCCGTCCGTCGGCGCGACGATAGCCCATGAAGGTGCGCCCCACGTCGTCGACCGTCGCCGCTTCCGGCGCCGAATTGGCGGTCGCCGCCAGCCGGTCGTTTTCGAAATGCAGGTTGTGGCTGTGCACATGGTCGCCGGCCTTGACCTCGGCCGTGGTGCGGCCGATTGCCTGCCCGTATTTCACCACGGGTGACTCGAGCGGAATATCCGCTATCGCCACCTTATGGCCGGGGTCGATCTTCTCACGGGTCTGAATGCCGGCAACCGTCGAACCCGGCGCGATTGCCGCCGTTGCGACCGCGACATTGTCGCCAGCCGAAAGGATGATCCAAGGCAGTTTGTCCAAGTCTCTATCTCCCTAGAGCATGATGCCGAAAAGTGTCAGCGATTTCGGACGACTTCATGCTCTAACTCTTTAATTTAGAACAGGATTCAGATTTTCAGGCCATCCCACCTAAAATCATCCTGTTCTAGCGAAACGCTCGCTGCATCGGCGAATGCGCATTGATTTTGTTTTTTATCTACAATAAACATTTTCAAGTCAACGGGAATATTGATCCTGTGGACGAGGGAGGCAATGAGCCGCAGGCGACCGGAACTAAGCTAAAGGTCGTTTGAACAAGCCCCGGTCTGTTCTGCCCTGCTTTGAAGCGGGCGACGGCCACGAGGGCGGAAAGCGGGGTCTGGTGGCAAGGCAGAATACGGTTTTCAAGGAAGCCTACAACAGGTATGCCGCAGCGCTGCGCAGGGATAGCGCACTGCCCTCGGAGCCGGAGATCGCCGCCCAGCTCGGCGTCAGCCGCTCGACGGCGCGCGCCATCCTGACGCGGCTCAGCGAAGAAGGCATCATCCGCTGGAACAAGCGCCAGAAGATCGTGCTGCGCCAACCCACCGACCATGACCTCTTTCCCTCCGAAGAAACCGACTCTCTCCATGATATCATCGAGCGCAGCTTCATGCAGCGCATCCTTGCCGATGATGCCGCCCCCGGCATGCAGATCAACGAGCTGGAGCTCGCCCGCGAAATCGGCACCGGCACAACAAGCGTGCGCGAATTCCTGATCCGCTTCTCCCGCTTCGGCCTCATCGAGAAACGGCCGAACAGCCACTGGACGCTCAAAGGCTTCACCCGCGAATTCGCCCTCGAACTTGCCGATGTGCGCGAGATGTTCGAGCTGCATTCCGCCGCCGAATTCGGCCGGCTTCCCAGGGATAATCAGAGCTGGGCCGATCTTGCCACTATCCGCGACGAACATCACACCATGCTTGCCGACATCAACCACCGCTTCAAGGATTTTTCCGTTCTCGACGAGCGCTTCCACTTGCTGATCCACCGCGCCTCGAAGAACCGCTTCATCGCCGATTTCTACGACGCCATCGCCATCGTCTTCCACTATCACTACCAGTGGAACAAGACCGCCGCCCGCGCGCGCAATGAGCGAGCCATCCACGAACATCTGGATTATATCGCAGCGCTGGAATCCGGCGATCAGGCGGCGATCGAAACCGCCTGCCGCGCGCATCTGCATTCCGCCCGCCAGACCCTGCTGCAATCCCTGCCGCAGATCGCGACGGAGAGCGCGTGAGGGGAGCCCACCATGAAACATTTCGGTATGTAAGCCGTTATCGCTGGCATGGCCGACGCTAAACTCAATCCGACATCGGTCGACGGTACCGAACCGCACGGTGCCGATAAGACACGCCAGGAGACGGCATCGGCTGTCGAGGTCGGGCCGCCGCCCAATGTCACTGAACCCGATCCGGAGTTGACGCCTGAGGAGGCTGAGCAGGCGCGCAAGCGGTATTTGCTCAAGCGCTTCTGGATTAGCGCGCGCCGTTACTGGGGTCGTCGCGGTGACAGGTTTGCCTGGCCGTGCTCGATCGGGCTGCTGGCGATGATCTGCATGAATGTCGGCTTCCAGTATGGGATCAATCGCTGGAACCGCGGGATATTCGACGCCATAGAGCGACATGATGCCGGCACTGTCTATTACCTCAGCGGCGTCTTCGTGCCGCTCGTGCTCGGAAGCGTCATCCTGGTCACCGCACAAGTCTATGTCCGCATGATGATCCAGCGCCGCTGGCGTTCCTGGCTCGCGACCGCAGTCATCGCGCGCTGGCTTGCAAACGGCCGATATTATCAGCTGAACCTCATCGGCGGCGATCACAAGAACCCCGAGGCGCGCATCTCGGAGGATCTGAGGATTGCTACCGAATCCCCCGTCGATTTCATCGCCGGTGTCATCGCTGCATTTCTCTCGGCCTCGACCTTCATCGTGGTGCTGTGGACGATTGGCGGTGCTTTGACGCTGCCGATCGGGGCGGCAACCATCACCATCCCTGGCTTTCTCGTCGTGACCGCGGTCCTGTACGCGGTGATCACCTCAAGCGTGATCGCGGTGATCGGCCGTCATTTCGTGCAGGTCTCCGAGGTCAAGAACCAGGTAGAGGCCGAATTTCGCTACACGCTGACGCATGTGCGGGAAAACGGCGAGAGCATCGCGCTTCTCGGCGGCGAGGAGGAGGAACGCAACGACCTCGACAAGACCTTTCGCAATGTGCTGAAGCAATGGGCGCTGCTGGCCCGCCAGCACATGCGCACGACATTTGTCTCGCACGGGTCGATGCTGATTGCGCCCGTCGTGCCGGTCCTGCTTTGCGCGCCGAAATTTCTCGAAGGCAGCATGACGCTGGGAGAGGTCATGCAGGCGGCCTCAGCCTTCGCCATCGTCCAGAACGCCTTCGGATGGCTTGTTGATAATTACCCGCGTCTTGCCGATTGGAATGCCTGCGCGCGGCGCGTCGCTTCGCTGATGATGTCGCTCGACGGGCTGGAGCGTGCCGAACAGAGCGATTCGCTCGGGCGCATCAAGCATGGTGAAACCGAAGGCGAGGCGATGCTCAGCCTCAACGATCTCTCCGTGTCGCTAGACGACGGCACCGCCGTGGTCACGGAAACCCGGGTCGAGATCGAGCCCGGCGAGCGGGTGCTCGTCGCCGGTGAATCCGGGTCGGGCAAGAGCACGCTGGTGCGGGCCATCTCAGGTCTCTGGCCGTGGGGCGGCGGCAGCGTCGATTTCCGCGCCGACAGGCGATTGTTCATGTTGCCGCAACGGCCCTATATCCCTTCCGGGACGCTTGGCCGTGCCGTCGCCTATCCAG
Protein-coding sequences here:
- a CDS encoding GntR family transcriptional regulator, which gives rise to MARQNTVFKEAYNRYAAALRRDSALPSEPEIAAQLGVSRSTARAILTRLSEEGIIRWNKRQKIVLRQPTDHDLFPSEETDSLHDIIERSFMQRILADDAAPGMQINELELAREIGTGTTSVREFLIRFSRFGLIEKRPNSHWTLKGFTREFALELADVREMFELHSAAEFGRLPRDNQSWADLATIRDEHHTMLADINHRFKDFSVLDERFHLLIHRASKNRFIADFYDAIAIVFHYHYQWNKTAARARNERAIHEHLDYIAALESGDQAAIETACRAHLHSARQTLLQSLPQIATESA
- a CDS encoding ABC transporter ATP-binding protein/permease, with the protein product MADAKLNPTSVDGTEPHGADKTRQETASAVEVGPPPNVTEPDPELTPEEAEQARKRYLLKRFWISARRYWGRRGDRFAWPCSIGLLAMICMNVGFQYGINRWNRGIFDAIERHDAGTVYYLSGVFVPLVLGSVILVTAQVYVRMMIQRRWRSWLATAVIARWLANGRYYQLNLIGGDHKNPEARISEDLRIATESPVDFIAGVIAAFLSASTFIVVLWTIGGALTLPIGAATITIPGFLVVTAVLYAVITSSVIAVIGRHFVQVSEVKNQVEAEFRYTLTHVRENGESIALLGGEEEERNDLDKTFRNVLKQWALLARQHMRTTFVSHGSMLIAPVVPVLLCAPKFLEGSMTLGEVMQAASAFAIVQNAFGWLVDNYPRLADWNACARRVASLMMSLDGLERAEQSDSLGRIKHGETEGEAMLSLNDLSVSLDDGTAVVTETRVEIEPGERVLVAGESGSGKSTLVRAISGLWPWGGGSVDFRADRRLFMLPQRPYIPSGTLGRAVAYPGAADSWPLDEIKSALDKVGLDYLKDRIEEEAPWDQTLSGGEKQRLAFARLLLHQPDIIVLDEATSALDEKSQDKMMQMVIDELPEVTIISVAHRAELEAFHSRKITLERREGGAKLVSDIDLIKRTRKPNLLSRVLENRRSPPKGSTTASNAPQPQNGK